Part of the Patescibacteria group bacterium genome, AACGGCTTGGCCGTTATAAAGGGCCCTGAAAACTGCCTCATGGGTAACCTCTCCTGGAATATAAAGATAAGTCCGACTCAACCCCGGATATTCATCTTCATGTCCGGGACGGCCATCCCAATGAGCGTCAGAATTACCGATACCCACCACTTTTCGTCCTTGCTTAAGTAACTTATCCCACTCTGAAGTTACCTGGGTGAACTTGCCACTATTAAAAAGTTCAACACCATGATAGCTTATAAAGTCTTTGAGCTCACCCTCCCAGGGGAAATCTGGTTCCCACCAACTACCTTTGGGATGGGCAATAAAGAGAAGGGGAGGGATACCTATAATTTCTGGCACCACACTACTCGCCCTATTAATCATATCTTGACCGTTAATTTCTATCTCGGGCCCGTAAGCGCCTACAAAAACAAAAGAACTAATATTGTAGGCCAGGAGATGCCCATCAGAAACCGCAGGTATCACTGAACCCACCTCTTCCCCAGGAATCACTAAAATCCCCGTCTCCTCCTCTGCTTCGCGACATCGTCTCTGCATCTCCTGCCAAGTAAAATCTCCTTTCTCAAAATCAACATGACCAATCAGGGTACTCTCCAAATTATCATTATAAAACATCTCTTCGTGGTCAGTAATAACGATGAATCTCAAACCTTGCCCCTTTGCTACAAAAGCCTGTTCTATTATACTAGGAGGTTCGGGGTTTCCAACGCCTAATCCGTAAGCCATGTCCCATTTAGAAAAAGCTGAATGGACATGAAGATCACCGGGAACCCAAGAAGCTAATTGGGCTTCTATGGCTGTCAAAGAACAAAAAATAATCAAGCTCCCAATCAATAAACACGTTAGCTTCTTCTTCATGACGTCTCCTCTCTTCATCAACTTTCAAGTCTCTGTGATTTATTTTTATCTATTTCTTATTTTTATAATCACTATTCCTATAATTCCAAAAATTATCCCCCACATTACAGCTGAAGATCCAATCAATAACCATGCAGATTGTGATGTAGAAATATCTTTGAGAGTGTGAATTGGCAAAGAGATCAATAAACCAGGCATTATTAAAAACGATCGCCACTCTCTTATCCCTGGTCCCCCAGTAACCTTCCATAAAGTCGCAAATAATCCTGACCCCACGAAAAGCCCAATTAAAAAAATTCTCCAATTCTTTCTTCCAATTGAACCCCTATTTAAAACAGAAGGTCTTTTTGTCTTTGGTTTGTCTGCCACTATAAATTCTTCAAATTAAAAATAAAACTGTTTTCATTATATCATTTGGACAAGCTCAAGACAAGCAAAAAATCGCCGGCTTGGAAGCTCGCTTAAATATATTATACCATAAAATTGAATAAAAAAGAAAAAGCCCAGCCTGAACCGCTATCCACACCAAAAACTTGACAAAATTTTATCCACAGTATAAAATAAAAATAATGAAAAATTTAAACACCACAATCCATCATCACGAGCAGGCTCAAGCTATCTAGGGGCTCGTTTTGTGGTATTTAAAACAATCTAAATCACCAACGTTTTACCAAACGACTCCCCTGTGAGTCGTTTTTATAATACATAATCTATGACCACCGAAATACTCAAAAAAATCAATTTCGAAAAATTAGCCGGCCTAATTCCTGCTATTATCCAAGACTGGCAAACCAAACAGGTTTTAATGCTGGCTTTTATGAATAAAGATGCTCTAGAAAAAACCTTGGAAACTAAAACTACTTGGTTTTGGAGCCGAACGCGAAAAGAATTATGGAACAAGGGTGAAACATCAGGAAATTTTCAAATTGTCAAAGAAATATATCTTGATTGCGATAACGACAGCCTGTTGATTCTGGTTGATCAAAAAAATGGCAAAGCCTGCCATACCGGCAAAATATCTTGTTTTTTTAAAAAAATATAAAAAATGCTAATCTACGAATATGCGAATAGTATTTACGGCATCCACATACATCTGTGAATTTGCATTTTGACCACTTATAAACTAATATCACATCTATTTCTAACCAAAAAAATATGGACACTATAAAAAAACTATTCGCAACAATCAAACAAAGGCAAAAATATCGGCCAAAAGAATCTTACACAGCCGAATTGTTTAAAAAGGGAACTGATGAAATTACAAAAAAGATAGGTGAGGAAGCCATTGAGGTGATTATTGCCGGAAAAAACAAAGATAAAGAAGAAATCACCTATGAAATGGCTGATCTCTGGTATCATTGCCTGGTTCTTTTGGCGCATTCTGATATTACGCCGGAAGATATCTATGGTGAACTAGAAAAAAGGTTTAAATAATTAACTACCAAAAATATGTCATTGAAAAACAACAAATTAAAAATCGCCATCCCCAACAAGGGACGGCTGTCAGACGCATCAATCGAAATCCTTAAAACCATAGGCCTTGATTTTGAAGTGCATGAACGGCAACTGTATTCTTCAGCCGAAAATCTTAATATTGAAATACTCTATATCAGAGCCGGCAATATTCCGGAATATGTTCAAGATGGAATTGCCGACTTGGGAATCACTGGCCTCGACTTAGTAAAAGAGAGACAAAGCCAAGTTCAAATTCTGGAAAAGCTTCATTTCGGTAATGGTAAGATTATTATTGCTGTACCGGAAAAATCAGCCATTGAAAACCCCAAACAGCTTGAGAACAAAAAAATAGCAACTTCATATCCAGCTATTGCCAAAAAATACCTTGAAAACCAGGGAATAAACGCTGATATTATTGAAATTGAAGGCGCTCTGGAAATCACCCCGGCTCTGGGCCTCTCTGATGCCATTGTAGACCTGACTTCAACCGGCAGTACCCTAAAGATGAACAACCTTAAAACTATTAAAGAAATCATGGCAACAGAGGCAGTGCTTATCGGAAATAGCCAGTCTCTGGACCAGAAGAAACAAGAAATCAATAATATTGTTCTCCGATTTGAAAGCGTGATGACTGCCCAGAGAAAAAGATATATTATGATGAACGCGCCTAAAGAATTGCTCCCAGCGATTAAAAAAGTCGCGCCAGGTCTTGCTTCGCCTACTATTATGGATTTAGCTAAACCCGGAATGATTGCCGTGCATTCTGTAGTTGATAGAAAAAATATTTGGGAAACAGTTGAAAAATTGAAAAAAATCGGGGCTAGCGACATTCTGGTCATACCAATTGAAAAAATGGTCTCTTAAAAAAAGGCCTCGCTAAAGTGAAATTTACTTTCTGGCGAGGTCTTTTTATTTTTTAACAATGGTGGCATTCACAATGCTCGCATAAAATCCGTCTACTTAACAATTACAAGAATTTCTATTTTTGTTGCCTCGTTAATAGCAAAACGCGCAACTTCTAACTACACTGGCAATCAAAAACCCAAACCTGGCTGTCTCAAACCCGCCAGCCCCCGAATATCCACCGTTTTTACTTCCAAATCAGGAATCGGCTCACCTACCTCCGCCCTCTGCATTAAAAACAAATATTCTTTATTCTTGGCATCATTGCCATTTGTATTATTAAGCCACTTGTTAGTCCAGGTCATAGTAGCCATCACATTTTTTTTATAATCCATCTCTATCGCGCTACACTTCATTTCTGATTTTTTTAGAATGTCCAAAATTGCTTTAAATGTTGCTCTGCCATTATTGTTATACGATAAAACAATATATTTTGTATTTGTGTTATTTATCAATTTTTTTATTGCCTCGATGACAATATATTGTCCGTTGGAATTTTTTTTGAATTCCTCAAAAATAGATCCTGCCACTCTATCGCTAACATCCTCGCGCCTGTTAGCCACCCCCACCAAATTTGGTTTATCATTTAGACATATGGTTTTCCAAATATGATAATAAGAAGCATAACGCACCCTTGAGGGAGGCATCAGTTCGTTGGAAGAGCCGTATGGCGGGTCATAGTACGCTAAATCAACATCTATATCCTGCACTAAATCAAAGATATCTTTTTGAAAAACTTTATGCTCTCTATCATCCAAAATTAACTTTGGAACCATCATTTTCATTGTTTTGTACGATCTGGGTGCCCATTTTTTTAAATAAGAAACCTGATGACCCACCGAACTGTCAACTTTATCCATCGCTAAAATTAAGCTCGTAAGCAAAACTGAACGCTCTATATTGTCTTGTGTGATATTATCGATCTCATCCCTTATTGCATCCAGTTTCATTGTATTGTGCAACTGCCATATTCTCTTTTTTCCATCTTCTTGAACAGAGCTCCCGTTATTTGGCTTTCCGCCATAATACTCCGAAAACCAACCATGTTTACTGGGTATGTTATTAAGATGCTCTATCATGGGTTGGTAATGTTTTACGGGCTTTGTGTTTAACAAATAACATTCCCCAAAAACTTTAGACCAAACAGCTACATCATTTGCGTAAACTGTATACCCGTTCATTTTGAAAGCTTGGGCTACACGAGTGGTGCCAGAAAAAGCATCAAAAACAGTACGAACACCCAACGGCTTTATCAATTCTAACAACACGGGAAGTATCTCCCTTTTAGAGCCAGCATAT contains:
- the hisI gene encoding phosphoribosyl-AMP cyclohydrolase; the protein is MTTEILKKINFEKLAGLIPAIIQDWQTKQVLMLAFMNKDALEKTLETKTTWFWSRTRKELWNKGETSGNFQIVKEIYLDCDNDSLLILVDQKNGKACHTGKISCFFKKI
- a CDS encoding phosphoribosyl-ATP diphosphatase, translating into MDTIKKLFATIKQRQKYRPKESYTAELFKKGTDEITKKIGEEAIEVIIAGKNKDKEEITYEMADLWYHCLVLLAHSDITPEDIYGELEKRFK
- a CDS encoding ATP phosphoribosyltransferase; amino-acid sequence: MSLKNNKLKIAIPNKGRLSDASIEILKTIGLDFEVHERQLYSSAENLNIEILYIRAGNIPEYVQDGIADLGITGLDLVKERQSQVQILEKLHFGNGKIIIAVPEKSAIENPKQLENKKIATSYPAIAKKYLENQGINADIIEIEGALEITPALGLSDAIVDLTSTGSTLKMNNLKTIKEIMATEAVLIGNSQSLDQKKQEINNIVLRFESVMTAQRKRYIMMNAPKELLPAIKKVAPGLASPTIMDLAKPGMIAVHSVVDRKNIWETVEKLKKIGASDILVIPIEKMVS
- a CDS encoding DNA adenine methylase — translated: METQGIKYAGSKREILPVLLELIKPLGVRTVFDAFSGTTRVAQAFKMNGYTVYANDVAVWSKVFGECYLLNTKPVKHYQPMIEHLNNIPSKHGWFSEYYGGKPNNGSSVQEDGKKRIWQLHNTMKLDAIRDEIDNITQDNIERSVLLTSLILAMDKVDSSVGHQVSYLKKWAPRSYKTMKMMVPKLILDDREHKVFQKDIFDLVQDIDVDLAYYDPPYGSSNELMPPSRVRYASYYHIWKTICLNDKPNLVGVANRREDVSDRVAGSIFEEFKKNSNGQYIVIEAIKKLINNTNTKYIVLSYNNNGRATFKAILDILKKSEMKCSAIEMDYKKNVMATMTWTNKWLNNTNGNDAKNKEYLFLMQRAEVGEPIPDLEVKTVDIRGLAGLRQPGLGF